The Stigmatopora argus isolate UIUO_Sarg chromosome 23, RoL_Sarg_1.0, whole genome shotgun sequence genome contains a region encoding:
- the LOC144068814 gene encoding filamin-C-like isoform X2: MAATQPRHLHDFVPDEGPGDEEEAEEMPATEKDLAEDAPWKKIQQNTFTRWCNEHLKGVHKRMLDLQKDLADGLRLIALLEVLSQKNMYRKYHARPNFRQMKLENVSVALEFLERQHIRLVSIDSKAIVDGNLKLILGLIWTLILHYSISMPMWEDEEDEDARKLTPKQRLLGWIQNKVPQMPITNFNRDWRDGKALGALVDNCAPGLCPDWETWDPCQPVENAREAMQQADDWLGVPQVIAPEEIVDPNVDEHSVMTYLSQFPKAKLKPGAPLKAKTLHPKKAKAFGPGIEPRGNMVLKPAEFLVETVEAGLGEVLVYVEDLEGHTEEARVIPNNDKKRTYSVVYLPKVEGLHKVKVLFAGQDISDSPFVVHVSKAMGDPSRVQARGPGLQHMGGNVATKPTYFDIYTAGAGAGDVGVIIVDSNGRRDTVEVILENKGDSIFRCTYVPVLDGPHTIHVTFAGQQIPRSPFPVLIAQVPQSVSPPSSASTASPVQVVPQSVRTPPRKGPPPTPPKPRRPTCSPNSCRASGRGLQPRGVRVKEVAEFKVDTRGGGGGELRVAVKGPNGLDEPVKVVEVDNGLYECSYYPVVMGAYIITVAWGGHGIPRSPFEVCVGKEAGPQKVRAWGPGLETGMVGKSADFVVEAIGLEVGTLGFSIEGPSQAKIECDDKGDGSCDVRYWPTEPGDYAIHVICDDEDVKDSPFIARILPMVTNVHPEKVRCYGPGLEPTGRIVNKPADFTVDGRGAGGGELRLYAQDAEGFPIDVEIGDNGDETFPCAYIPTKPIKHTIIITWDEVNVPHSPFRVGIGEGCHPQNVKVFGPGVERNGLKAKEPTYFTVDCGQAGQGDVSIGIKCAPGVLGPAEAGVDFDIIKNDNDTFTVKYTPPAPGSYTVMVLFADQEIPISPFGINVDPSYDAAKVRADGPGLGKLGVEAGKPTHFTIYTKGAGKAQPEVHFAGGATGDAVRDFEIMDNHDYSYTVRYTASQQGSLVIAVLHGGDAIPQSPFGITVAPPLDLGKIRVDGLDNKVDVGKDREFSIGTSGAGGQGHLEVKIMSPSNRPIPCKLESDASSESHSVRYILPEEGPYRVEVSYDGNPAPGSPFAVEAILPPDASKVRAHGPGLQGGPVGQPAPFAIDTKGAGTGGLGLTVEGPCEAKIECRDNGDGSCSVSYLPTEAGEYNINILFAEQHIPGSPFKAVVRSVFDPGRVTASGPGLERGKAHEAGSFLVDCSKAGEAELTIEIVSESGSKAEVHVENNGDGTYSITYVPRSHGTYAITIEYGGHPVPKFPAHLQVDAALDVGGVEVFGPGVEARGVLREVPTHFTVDARSVYQTTPAAHLKVYISNPSGANTDAYISEQVDGTRRVEYTPLEDGVHAIAVLLDDEPLPKSPFRVSVSEGCDPSRVRAYGPGLEEGLVNKPNRFTIETRGAGTGGLGLAIEGPSEAKMSCKDNKDGSCSVEYIPFTSGEYDVNINFGGLPIPGSPFGVPAREVVDPGKVRCSGPGLGSAVRARVFQTFTVDSSKAGVAPLEVQIFGPTGVTEPVSIIDNGDGTHAVNYTPCHNGPYTICVKYAQQEVPRSPFKIKTLPASDASKVRASGPGLNSAGVPASLPVEFTIDARDAGEGLLAVQILDPKAKPKKANIRDNRDGTYTVSYVPDVAGRYTITIKYGGDEIPYSPYRIHAVPTGDASKCLVTVSIGGHGPGSGVGPTIQIGEETVITVDAKAAGKGKVTCKVSTPDGGELDVDVVENADGTFDIYYTAPQPGKYVITIRFGGEHIPDSPFHVLATNDPGIPINGAEAMLRPFSLVIPFTIQAGEITGEVRMPSGRTARPHIADNKDGTVTVKYSPNERGLHEMDIKYDGTHIPGSPLQFFVDAINSGHVTAYGPGLSHGVANSPAIFTIATKDAGEGGLSLAVEGPSKAEISCKDNKDGTCTVSYLPTAPGDYIVIVKFDDEHIGGSPFAAKITGDDPPATSRLNVGTATDVSLSITETDLGSLTATIRAPSGGEEACLLKRLPNRHIGISFTPREVGEHVVSVKKGGAHVTNSPFKIMVAQSEIGDANKVQVLGAGLLEGRTFEVAQFIVDTRAAGYGGLGLSIEGPSKVDINCEDVEDGTCRVTYCPSEPGNYIINIKFADQHVPGSPFTVKMFGEGRMKESITRKRQAPAIATVGSTCDLNLKIPGNWFQMVSAQERVTRTFTRSSHTYMRTERTEISKTRGGETKREVRVEESTQVGDPFRDVFGDFLGRESLGGGGGGFGGKSPSQEGEATHQEMAAQVTSPAGERQDAEIVRGEDSTYSVRFVPREMGAHVVDVKYRGQHVPGSPFQFTVGPLGEGGAHKVRAGGTGLERGVAGVPAEFSIWTREAGAGGLSIAVEGPSKAEIAFEDRKDGSCGVSYVVQEPGDYEVAIKFNDEHVPDSPFAVPVASLSEDARRLTVTSLQDSGLKVNQEASFAVQLNGARGAIDGKIHAPSGATEECLISQLDGDRHAIRFVPKENGVHSIDVRFGGSHVPGSPFKIRVGEPGQAGDPSKVSASGAGLEVGTTGVESEFTVDTCNAGGGALSVTIDGPSKVQMSCRECAEGYLVSYTPMAPGSYLISVKYAGAQHILGSPFKAKVSGPRLSGGTSLRQTSSVLVETVTKSSSETPGGLASLPKFSSDATKVVSKGSGLSKAAVGQNNSFVVDCSQAGSNMLMVGVHGPRAPCEEVYVKHAGHKMYNVTYTVKEAGNYVVMVKWGDAHIPGSPFHVSAP; encoded by the exons ATGGCCGCCACCCAGCCGCGGCACCTCCACGACTTTGTCCCGGACGAGGGGCCGGGGGACgaagaggaggcggaggagatGCCGGCCACGGAGAAGGACCTGGCCGAGGACGCTCCCTGGAAGAAGATCCAGCAGAACACCTTCACCAGGTGGTGCAACGAGCACCTGAAGGGCGTCCACAAGCGCATGCTGGACTTGCAGAAGGACTTGGCGGACGGCCTGAGGCTCATCGCGCTGCTGGAGGTCCTGAGCCAGAAGAACATGTACCGCAAGTACCACGCCAGGCCCAACTTCCGCCAAATGAAGCTGGAGAACGTGTCCGTGGCGCTGGAGTTCCTGGAGCGACAACACATCCGACTGGTGTCCATCG ACTCCAAAGCCATCGTGGACGGGAACCTGAAATTGATCCTGGGTCTGATCTGGACGCTGATCCTGCACTACTCCATCTCCATGCCCATGTGGGAGGACGAAGAGGACGAGGACGCCAGGAAGCTGACGCCCAAGCAGCGCCTTCTGGGCTGGATCCAGAACAAAGTGCCCCAGATGCCCATCACCAACTTCAATCGCGACTGGAGGGACGGAAAAGCTCTAGGAGCCCTGGTGGACAACTGCGCCCCCG GTCTCTGTCCAGACTGGGAAACATGGGATCCGTGTCAGCCGGTGGAGAACGCCAGAGAGGCCATGCAACAGGCAGACGACTGGTTGGGTGTACCTCAG GTCATCGCTCCAGAGGAGATCGTGGACCCCAACGTCGACGAGCACTCGGTGATGACCTACCTGTCTCAGTTTCCCAAAGCCAAGTTGAAGCCAGGGGCCCCTTTGAAGGCCAAGACGCTGCACCCAAAGAAGGCCAAAGCCTTTGGGCCAG GCATTGAACCTCGAGGTAATATGGTTCTCAAGCCGGCAGAATTTCTGGTGGAAACAGTGGAGGCCGGACTGGGCGAGGTTCTGGTTTACGTGGAGGACTTGGAAGGGCACACAGAAGAG GCCCGGGTGATCcccaacaatgacaaaaaacgAACATACTCTGTCGTCTACCTTCCCAAAGTGGAGGGTCTACATAAA GTCAAGGTTCTGTTTGCGGGCCAGGACATCAGTGATAGCCCCTTTGTGGTCCACGTTTCCAAAGCCATGGGGGACCCGAGCCGGGTGCAGGCCCGCGGCCCGGGACTGCAGCACATGGGGGGAAACGTGGCCACCAAGCCTACCTACTTCGACATCTACACGGCAG GCGCTGGAGCCGGCGACGTGGGCGTGATTATCGTGGACTCCAATGGTCGCCGGGACACCGTGGAGGTGATCTTGGAGAACAAAGGCGATAGCATCTTCCGATGCACCTACGTTCCCGTCCTGGATGGGCCGCACACCATTCACGTCACCTTTGCCGGACAGCAGATCCCCAGGAGCCCCTTCCCCGTCCTCATTGCGCAAG TTCCACAGAGCGTCTCGCCGCCCTCGTCGGCGTCCACCGCGTCTCCTGTGCAGGTTGTACCTCAGTCAGTACGCACTCCCCCAAGGAAAGGCCCTCCTCCCACGCCGCCAAAACCCAGGCGACCAA CGTGTAGCCCAAACTCCTGTAGGGCCTCCGGCCGAGGTCTGCAACCCAGAGGCGTGCGGGTGAAGGAAGTGGCTGAGTTTAAAGTGGACACCcgaggtggcggcggcggggagCTCCGAGTGGCGGTGAAGGGACCGA ACGGCCTGGACGAGCCCGTGAAGGTGGTGGAGGTGGACAACGGGCTTTATGAATGCAGCTACTACCCAGTCGTGATGGGCGCTTACATCATCACCGTCGCTTGGGGGGGTCACGGCATCCCGCGCAG TCCCTTTGAGGTCTGTGTGGGTAAGGAAGCTGGCCCTCAGAAGGTGCGGGCTTGGGGTCCTGGTCTGGAGACGGGAATGGTGGGCAAGAGCGCCGACTTTGTGGTGGAGGCCATCGGGTTGGAGGTGGGCACGCTGG GCTTCTCTATTGAAGGTCCGTCTCAAGCCAAGATCGAGTGCGATGACAAAGGAGATGGCTCGTGCGACGTGAGGTACTGGCCCACCGAGCCCGGCGACTACGCCATCCACGTCATATGTGACGACGAAGACGTGAAAGACAGCCCCTTCATAGCGCGCATTCTCCCCATGGTGACGAACGTCCACCCGGAGAAG GTGAGGTGTTACGGACCGGGGCTTGAACCCACGGGCCGCATCGTCAACAAGCCGGCAGATTTCACCGTCGACGGACGGGGAGCCGGCGGCGGCGAGCTCAGGCTCTACGCGCAG GATGCCGAAGGCTTCCCGATCGATGTGGAGATCGGGGACAATGGCGACGAGACCTTCCCTTGTGCGTACATCCCTACAAAGCCCATCAAGCACACCATCATCATCACGTGGGATGAAGTCAATGTTCCCCACAGCCCTTTCAGG GTGGGGATCGGCGAGGGGTGCCACCCGCAGAACGTGAAGGTCTTTGGTCCCGGCGTGGAGAGAAACGGACTGAAAGCCAAGGAGCCCACCTACTTCACGGTGGACTGCGGTCAGGCGGGCCAAG GTGATGTCAGCATTGGCATCAAGTGCGCGCCCGGCGTGCTGGGGCCCGCCGAGGCTGGCGTGGACTTTGACATCATCAAAAATGACAACGACACCTTCACGGTCAAGTACACTCCACCGGCGCCCGGCTCGTACACCGTCATGGTGCTCTTTGCTGACCAG GAAATTCCCATTAGCCCCTTCGGAATAAACGTGGATCCTTCTTACGATGCTGCCAAAGTGAGAGCGGACGGACCCGGACTTGGCAAATTAG GCGTCGAAGCGGGAAAGCCCACCCACTTCACCATCTACACCAAAGGAGCCGGCAAAGCCCAGCCCGAGGTCCATTTCGCAGGCGGTGCTACCGGGGACGCGGTGCGAGACTTTGAGATCATGGATAACCACGACTACTCGTACACGGTCCGCTACACGGCTTCCCAGCAG GGAAGTTTGGTCATCGCTGTCCTCCACGGAGGTGACGCTATTCCCCAAAGTCCCTTTGGCATCACGGTGGCACCACCTCTGGATCTTGGCAAGATCCGGGTCGATGGCCTAGACAACA AGGTTGACGTCGGGAAGGATCGGGAATTCAGCATCGGCACGTCGGGCGCCGGCGGTCAAGGCCATCTGGAAGTGAAAATCATGTCCCCGTCCAACCGACCAATACCATGCAAACTGGAGTCTGACGCGAGCAGTGAAAGTCATTCGGTGAGGTACATCCTGCCAGAGGAGGGGCCTTACAGAGTGGAGGTCAGCTACGACGGGAACCCCGCCCCGGGAAGCCCATTTGCTGTGGAGGCCATCTTGCCCCCTGATGCCTCCAAG GTGCGTGCCCACGGTCCGGGGCtccagggtggcccggtgggccAACCGGCCCCATTCGCCATAGATACCAAAGGGGCGGGCACCGGCGGATTAGGCCTGACGGTGGAGGGTCCCTGCGAGGCCAAAATCGAATGCCGGGACAACGGCGACGGATCCTGTTCCGTGTCCTACTTGCCCACCGAAGCCGGCGAGTACAATATCAACATCCTTTTCGCCGAGCAGCACATTCCCGGCTCGCCCTTCAAGGCCGTGGTCCGGTCCGTCTTCGACCCCGGCCGCGTGACGGCCAGCGGGCCCGGCTTGGAGCGGGGAAAGGCCCACGAGGCCGGCTCCTTCCTGGTGGACTGCTCCAAGGCCGGAGAGGCTGAGCTCACCATCGAAATCGTCTCCGAGTCGGGCTCCAAAGCGGAAGTTCACGTGGAGAACAACGGCGACGGGACCTACTCCATCACCTACGTCCCGCGCTCTCACGGCACGTACGCCATCACCATCGAGTACGGAGGACACCCGGTGCCCAAATTCCCCGCGCATCTTCAGGTGGACGCCGCCCTCGACGTCGGCGGCGTCGAGGTCTTCGGACCCGGCGTCGAAGCTAGAG GGGTCCTGCGAGAAGTCCCCACACATTTCACGGTGGACGCTAGGAGCGTTTACCAGACCACCCCCGCCGCTCATCTTAAAGTGTACATTAGCAATCCTTCGGGCGCCAACACGGACGCCTACATTAGCGAGCAGGTCGACGGCACTCGGCGGGTGGAGTACACTCCCCTGGAAGACG GTGTGCATGCCATCGCAGTGTTATTGGATGATGAGCCCTTACCAAAGAGTCCTTTCAGGGTGTCCGTGAGTGAAGGTTGTGATCCGAGCCGAGTTCGAGCCTACGGGCCGGGCCTGGAGGAGGGTCTGGTTAACAAACCCAACCGCTTTACCATTGAGACCAG AGGCGCTGGCACCGGCGGTCTCGGCTTGGCTATTGAAGGCCCGTCAGAGGCCAAGATGTCCTGTAAGGACAATAAAGACGGCAGCTGCAGCGTGGAGTACATTCCCTTCACTTCCGGAGAATACGATGTCAACATCAACTTTGGGGGACTTCCCATTCCGG GAAGTCCGTTTGGCGTCCCGGCACGAGAGGTGGTGGACCCCGGCAAAGTGCGCTGTTCCGGACCCGGTCTCGGCAGCGCCGTCCGCGCTCGCGTCTTTCAGACCTTCACCGTGGACAGCAGCAAGGCTGGCGTGGCCCCTCTGGAGGTCCAGATATTTGGGCCCACGG GCGTCACCGAGCCCGTGAGTATTATAGACAACGGGGACGGAACGCACGCGGTCAATTACACCCCGTGCCACAACGGTCCGTACACCATATGCGTCAAGTACGCCCAGCAAGAGGTCCCCCGGAG TCCTTTCAAGATCAAGACCCTGCCCGCTTCCGATGCCAGCAAAGTGCGTGCCAGCGGTCCCGGTCTGAATTCGGCCGGCGTTCCCGCCAGTCTGCCAGTGGAGTTCACCATTGACGCCAGAGACGCCGGCGAAGGGCTTCTCGCCGTTCAGATCCTG GATCCCAAGGCCAAGCCCAAGAAGGCCAACATCCGGGACAACCGCGACGGGACCTACACCGTGTCCTACGTGCCGGACGTAGCAGGGCGCTACACCATCACCATCAAGTACGGCGGCGACGAGATCCCCTATTCGCCGTACCGTATCCACGCCGTGCCCACCGGGGACGCCAGCAAGTGTCTGGTCACAG TGTCCATTGGAGGACACGGACCCG GGTCCGGCGTGGGTCCCACCATCCAGATCGGAGAAGAAACCGTCATCACGGTGGACGCCAAGGCCGCCGGGAAAGGGAAAGTCACGTGCAAGGTGTCCACGCCGGACGGCGGGGAGCTCGACGTGGATGTGGTGGAAAACGCAGACGGGACGTTTGACATTTACTACACGGCGCCCCAACCCGGGAAGTACGTCATCACCATCCGCTTTGGGGGGGAGCACATTCCCGACAGTCCCTTCCACGTTTTG GCGACCAACGACCCCGGGATCCCCATCAACGGTGCGGAGGCCATGTTGCGACCTTTCAGTCTGGTCATTCCCTTTACCATCCAGGCGGGCGAAATTACAG GCGAAGTGAGGATGCCGTCCGGCCGCACGGCCCGCCCGCACATCGCCGACAACAAGGACGGCACCGTCACCGTCAAGTACTCGCCCAACGAACGCGGCCTGCACGAGATGGACATCAAGTACGACGGCACACACATCCCAG GGAGTCCTCTTCAGTTTTTTGTGGACGCCATTAACAGCGGTCACGTGACGGCCTACGGTCCCGGTCTGAGCCACGGCGTGGCCAACTCGCCGGCCATCTTCACCATTGCCACCAAGGATGCCGGAGAAG GCGGTCTGTCTCTGGCGGTGGAGGGTCCGTCAAAAGCCGAGAtcagctgcaaggacaacaaaGACGGCACGTGCACCGTGTCCTACCTGCCCACCGCCCCCGGCGACTACATCGTCATCGTCAAGTTCGACGACGAGCACATCGGCGGCAGTCCGTTTGCCGCCAAGATCACCG GGGACGACCCCCCGGCCACGTCTCGACTCAACGTCGGCACGGCCACCGACGTCTCCTTGAGCATCACGGAGACGGATCTGGGCAGTCTGACGGCGACCATCCGGGCGCCTTCGGGCGGCGAAGAAGCCTGCCTCCTGAAGAGACTCCCTAACAGACACATTG GCATCTCATTCACGCCCAGGGAAGTGGGCGAGCATGTGGTGAGCGTGAAAAAGGGAGGCGCCCACGTGACCAATAGCCCGTTTAAGATCATGGTGGCGCAGTCTGAGATTGGCGACGCCAACAAGGTCCAAGTGTTGGGGGCAGGTCTGCTGGAGGGACGCACCTTCGAGGTGGCCCAATTCATCGTGGACACCAGGGCCGCCG GTTACGGAGGTCTGGGTCTTTCCATCGAGGGCCCCAGTAAAGTGGACATCAATTGCGAGGACGTAGAGGACGGCACGTGTCGTGTCACGTACTGTCCCAGTGAGCCCGGGAACTACATCATCAACATCAAGTTTGCCGACCAGCATGTCCCGG GAAGCCCTTTTACGGTCAAAATGTTTGGCGAGGGCAGAATGAAGGAGAGCATTACCAGGAAGCGCCAGGCACCTGCCATCGCCACCGTGGGAAGCACCTGTGATCTCAACCTCAAGATTCCAG GCAACTGGTTTCAGATGGTTTCAGCGCAGGAGCGTGTCACCCGTACGTTCACGCGCAGCAGCCACACGTACATGCGCACCGAACGCACTGAGATCAGCAAGACGCGCGGCGGGGAGACCAAGCGAGAGGTCCGAGTGGAGGAGAGCACGCAAGTCGGGGACCCGTTCAGGGACGTCTTTGGAGACTTTCTGGGAAGAGAGAgtctcggcggcggcggcggcggctttgGTGGAAAGTCGCCATCGCAGGAGG GTGAGGCCACCCACCAGGAAATGGCGGCTCAGGTGACGAGTCCGGCCGGCGAGCGCCAGGATGCCGAGATTGTCCGCGGCGAGGACAGCACGTACAGCGTACGCTTCGTGCCGCGGGAAATGGGCGCGCACGTGGTGGATGTCAAGTATCGCGGACAACATGTGCCCGGGAGTCCCTTCCAGTTCACCGTGGGGCCCTTGGGAGAAGGCGGAGCCCACAAGGTGCGGGCCGGCGGCACCGGCTTGGAGCGCGGCGTGGCCGGCGTCCCGGCCGAGTTCAGCATCTGGACCAGAGAGGCGGGTGCTGGGGGGCTTTCCATAGCGGTGGAGGGTCCCAGCAAGGCGGAGATCGCGTTTGAGGACCGCAAGGACGGTTCTTGCGGAGTCTCGTACGTGGTCCAAGAGCCCG GAGACTACGAGGTCGCCATCAAGTTCAACGACGAGCACGTACCGGATTCTCCCTTTGCGGTCCCCGTGGCCAGTTTGTCCGAAGACGCCCGCCGCCTGACCGTCACCAGCCTTCAG GACTCGGGACTGAAAGTCAACCAGGAAGCCTCCTTCGCGGTGCAGCTTAACGGAGCCCGAGGCGCCATCGACGGCAAGATTCACGCGCCTTCCGGGGCCACGGAGGAATGTTTGATCAGCCAGCTGGACGGCG ATCGGCACGCCATCAGGTTCGTCCCCAAAGAAAACGGCGTCCACTCGATCGACGTGCGCTTCGGCGGGAGCCACGTGCCCGGGAGCCCCTTCAAGATCCGCGTGGGAGAGCCCGGCCAGGCGGGAGACCCCAGCAAGGTGTCGGCTTCCGGGGCGGGCTTGGAGGTCGGGACCACGG GCGTGGAGTCCGAGTTCACGGTCGACACGTgtaacgccggcggcggcgctcTGTCGGTGACCATCGACGGCCCCTCCAAAGTCCAGATGAGCTGTCGGGAATGTGCCGAGGGCTACCTGGTGTCCTACACCCCCATGGCCCCCGGGAGCTACCTGATTTCCGTCAAGTACGCGGGAGCCCAGCACATCCTGGGCAGCCCCTTCAAGGCCAAAGTTTCAG GTCCTCGCTTGTCCGGAGGTACCAGTCTCCGCCAGACCTCGTCAGTTCTGGTGGAGACCGTCACTAAATCGTCTTCCGAGACACCGGGGGGCTTGGCTTCTTTGCCCAAATTCTCTTCGGATGCCACTAAAGTGGTCTCCAAGGGGTCGGGTCTGTCCAAAGCCGCCGTGGGCCAGAATAACTCCTTCGTGGTGGACTGCAGCCAAGCCG GAAGTAACATGTTGATGGTGGGGGTCCACGGTCCCAGGGCTCCGTGCGAGGAGGTCTACGTCAAGCACGCGGGCCACAAGATGTACAACGTGACGTACACGGTGAAAGAAGCGGGAAACTATGTGGTCATGGTCAAGTGGGGTGACGCCCACATACCCGGGAGCCCCTTTCACGTCAGCGCGCCATGA